Proteins encoded by one window of Massilia sp. NR 4-1:
- a CDS encoding sensor histidine kinase, whose translation MALSRAKGALSFVREVGETASTLWWDFFDWLAQVPLRQLVVTWVLAFLLACTPVLHPEQAAAFVLLSCGLKVLAGGKRKAEIEARAASAQAGTESMERRLVEAQMAALQAQVEPHFLFNTLALIGQLIETDPPQAAKIHTHLIEYLRSTLPQMKARGNGTLQKQIVLSRSYLAIMQARMKARLAVSIDVPPELESATFPPMMLQILIENSIKHGLEPKIEGGRIDIRASVNGNMLQVDVQDDGVGFNLHAADGVGLTNVRERLRLVYGNRAELVIETPLEGGCRASIRVPFAPDIFAEPKP comes from the coding sequence ATGGCCCTGTCGCGCGCCAAAGGAGCACTCAGCTTCGTCCGCGAAGTCGGAGAAACCGCCAGCACCCTGTGGTGGGACTTCTTCGACTGGCTGGCCCAGGTTCCCCTGCGCCAGCTGGTCGTGACCTGGGTGCTGGCTTTCCTACTGGCGTGCACTCCGGTGCTGCATCCGGAACAGGCGGCCGCCTTCGTGCTGCTGTCCTGCGGCCTGAAGGTGCTGGCGGGCGGCAAGCGCAAGGCGGAAATCGAGGCGCGCGCCGCCTCGGCCCAGGCCGGCACGGAAAGCATGGAGCGGCGCCTGGTCGAAGCCCAGATGGCCGCCCTGCAAGCCCAGGTCGAACCGCATTTCCTGTTCAATACCCTGGCCCTGATCGGCCAGCTGATCGAAACCGATCCGCCGCAGGCCGCGAAAATCCACACCCACCTGATCGAGTACCTGCGTTCCACCCTGCCGCAGATGAAGGCGCGCGGCAACGGCACGCTGCAAAAGCAGATCGTGCTGTCGCGCTCCTACCTGGCCATCATGCAGGCGCGCATGAAGGCGCGGCTGGCGGTATCCATCGACGTGCCGCCGGAACTGGAGAGCGCCACCTTTCCGCCCATGATGCTGCAGATCCTGATCGAGAATTCGATCAAGCATGGACTGGAGCCGAAGATCGAGGGCGGCCGCATCGATATCCGCGCCAGCGTCAACGGCAATATGCTGCAGGTCGATGTGCAGGATGACGGCGTCGGCTTCAATCTGCATGCGGCCGACGGCGTGGGCCTGACCAATGTACGCGAACGCCTGCGCCTGGTGTACGGCAACCGCGCCGAGCTGGTGATCGAAACCCCGCTCGAAGGCGGCTGCCGCGCCTCGATCCGCGTTCCCTTCGCCCCCGATATTTTTGCCGAGCCCAAACCATGA
- a CDS encoding LytTR family DNA-binding domain-containing protein, with the protein MSHPRATALIADDEEPMRDLLRSRLREAWPELEIVAEAANGIEAIALAGQHQPDIVFLDIRMPGLSGIEAARMLFNRCHIVFITAYDQYAIEAFEQGALDYLLKPAGGERLKTTCARLQARLGQQPDNIERQLSQLLQQNQPAKKAEYLHWIQAQVGNSLRMISTREILFFRADEKYTRVQTAQGEVLIRKTLKELEEELDPNEFWRIHRSTLVRVDAIGEVTRDLRGRQMVRVKNFPEELEVSRGNTHLFQQM; encoded by the coding sequence ATGAGCCATCCCCGTGCCACCGCCCTGATCGCCGACGATGAAGAACCCATGCGCGACCTGCTGCGCAGCCGCCTGCGCGAAGCCTGGCCCGAGCTGGAAATCGTGGCCGAGGCGGCCAACGGCATCGAAGCCATTGCGCTGGCCGGCCAGCATCAGCCCGACATCGTCTTCCTCGACATCCGCATGCCCGGCCTGTCCGGCATCGAAGCGGCGCGCATGCTGTTCAACCGCTGCCATATCGTCTTCATCACCGCCTATGACCAGTACGCGATCGAAGCGTTTGAGCAGGGCGCGCTCGACTATCTGCTGAAACCGGCCGGCGGCGAGCGCCTGAAAACCACCTGCGCCCGCCTGCAGGCAAGGCTGGGACAGCAGCCGGATAATATCGAACGCCAGCTCAGCCAGCTGCTCCAGCAAAACCAGCCCGCCAAGAAGGCCGAATACCTGCACTGGATCCAGGCCCAGGTCGGCAACAGCCTGCGCATGATCAGCACGCGCGAAATCCTGTTCTTCCGCGCCGATGAAAAATACACGCGGGTACAGACAGCGCAGGGTGAAGTCCTGATCCGCAAGACCCTGAAAGAGCTGGAAGAGGAACTCGATCCCAATGAATTCTGGCGCATCCACCGCTCCACCCTGGTGCGCGTGGACGCCATCGGCGAAGTCACCCGCGACTTGCGCGGACGGCAGATGGTGCGCGTGAAAAACTTCCCCGAGGAGCTCGAAGTCAGCCGCGGCAACACCCATTTATTCCAGCAAATGTAG
- a CDS encoding VOC family protein, with protein MSNIPKETRATIMPCMRYRDAPGAIDWLCSTLGFEASLVVPNEDGSIAHAQLSYGNGMVMLGSIFDTEYGRLMKQPGEIGMAVTQSAYLVVNNADEVYERALRAGAPILMELKDEDYGGRGFTLRDPEGHVWSIGTYDPWKQ; from the coding sequence ATGTCGAACATTCCGAAAGAAACACGCGCCACCATCATGCCCTGCATGCGCTACCGCGACGCGCCCGGCGCCATCGACTGGCTATGCAGCACCTTGGGGTTTGAAGCCTCGCTCGTGGTACCGAACGAGGATGGCTCCATCGCCCATGCCCAGCTTTCCTATGGCAATGGCATGGTGATGCTCGGTTCCATTTTCGACACCGAGTACGGCAGGCTGATGAAACAGCCCGGCGAGATCGGCATGGCCGTCACCCAGAGCGCCTACCTGGTGGTGAACAATGCCGACGAGGTTTATGAGCGCGCCCTGAGGGCGGGTGCGCCGATTCTGATGGAATTAAAGGACGAGGACTACGGCGGCCGCGGCTTCACCCTGCGCGACCCTGAAGGCCATGTGTGGAGTATCGGAACCTACGACCCCTGGAAGCAGTAA